TTACATCCTTCAGCCGTCGTTCCACAGCGAACAGCTCATTGCAGAACCATAAGCCCTTGCCAGCTGCCACCTCTGCCGTACGATGGGCTGCCGGCAGCGCCTTCAGCGCCTCATCGAACTTGCGTCTTGCGTGGCTCCAGCAACCACAGAGTGTCACGTCCGCGAGCTTATGGTAGCCTGAGAATCCATCCGCATGCAGGTAGCCGCTGAAGCCTTCTAGAAATTGACGCGGGTGCTCCCCACTGCGGGTCGGCTGGTATTCGTACAAGACGATGGGCTCACTCGTATGTCCGGTACGGTACATCCAAAGGTACGACTTCTGTTCGGCCTTCCGTCCCGGTTCCTGCAGCACGGGGAATGTCGTTTCGTCCGCATGGAGGATGTCCTGCAGCAGCATGTGCGACTTCATGTAATGAAATAGCGGCTCTAGCCAGCGTTCGGAGGCGTAGATCATCCAGTTGGCTAGCGTTTGACGCGACAGCATCAGCCCATGCCGAAGAAGCTGCTGCTCTTGACGATAGAGCGGCAGGCTTTCGACATACTTCTGGTGCATCACATGGGCCAGTATAGAAGCCGATGCCAGGCCTCCAGGATGCGCGGGTGCAGGTGCCTTAGCAGTGACCACGGGAGTGCTCTCCTCGTTGCGCTCGCAATGGCGGCAGCTATAGATGAATCGAACGCTCCTCACGATCTTGTACTGGGCAGGCATGAACACCAATTCATCGCGTGCTTCGCTGCTCATCTCATGTAGCTTCCCATCGCAGCACGAACAGACCTGCTCTTCCTCGGGCAATCGATACTCCACGGTTTCTACAGGCAAATGATCAAACTTCGCCAGGCGATCCCCCTTGACTTTCTTCCGCTTGTGGGTCACGGTTTCCACAGTTGGCTCAGGGAGCGCAGGGTTAGCTGCCTGCTCTGCTTCGTTAAACAGGAACAGCTGGTTCAGAGGCGTCTTCTCGCTCGAAGAGCCGAAGCGCTTATGCTGGGCAAGCTTGGATTGCTCCAGCAGCATATGGACCTGCTTCTTGAGCTTGTTTACCTCTGCCTCGAGCGCTTCGCTGTATGTTTTGTATTCATCTAGAGTTTGGGGTTGGGGTGATTCCGCACGTTTTGTCATGAAGGATGTATTCGCTGAACGACCACGTTTATCCTGCTTTTCAAGTAAACATGATGGAGGCAGGCACGATGGTCACTCGCGCCTACACCACCGTTTGAACGGAAACCACAGGATGCGCTTGCTGCTGCTCGATGGACAGTCCGTCCAGCAACCAGTTCAATTCGCGACGAGTCAGGGCGATGGTCGCATGGCTGTCGTCAGTCGGCCACTGGAAG
Above is a genomic segment from Paenibacillus sp. YYML68 containing:
- the tnpC gene encoding IS66 family transposase codes for the protein MTKRAESPQPQTLDEYKTYSEALEAEVNKLKKQVHMLLEQSKLAQHKRFGSSSEKTPLNQLFLFNEAEQAANPALPEPTVETVTHKRKKVKGDRLAKFDHLPVETVEYRLPEEEQVCSCCDGKLHEMSSEARDELVFMPAQYKIVRSVRFIYSCRHCERNEESTPVVTAKAPAPAHPGGLASASILAHVMHQKYVESLPLYRQEQQLLRHGLMLSRQTLANWMIYASERWLEPLFHYMKSHMLLQDILHADETTFPVLQEPGRKAEQKSYLWMYRTGHTSEPIVLYEYQPTRSGEHPRQFLEGFSGYLHADGFSGYHKLADVTLCGCWSHARRKFDEALKALPAAHRTAEVAAGKGLWFCNELFAVERRLKDVSPEARHQARQEQSAPLLEAYLKWLQNAEAEVLPKSLTGQAITYSLNQWDKLVAFMQDGRLEIDNNRAERAIKPVVIGRKNWIFANTPKGAKASATIYSIVESAKASGLNPYAYLKFLFEQLPQLPNLHDQDALRQLAPWSTSLPDSCRVAPPK